The Nitrospirota bacterium nucleotide sequence CAGCTCCGACACCCGGAGCCCGGTCGCATACAGCAGCTCCACCATCGCGGCGTCACGCCTGTCCTCCGGCCCGCTCCCGCCGGCGTAGTCGAGCAGCGCGGTCACCTGAGCCTGCGAAAGCACCTTGGGAAGCCGCACCCACGGGCGCGGCGTGCTCAGGCTCAGCACGGGATTCTGGCGCGTGACCCGCTCCCGGCCGAGGAAGCGGAAGAAGCCGCGAAGCGCCGCCACGCACCGGGCCGTCGAGGCGGGCGACAGGTTGGCGCGCTTGAGGTGGGCGAGAAACTCGGAGACGGTCTGACGCGTGACGTCGGCCAGGTCGCGCACGCGCCTCAGCGCGAGGAAGTCCTGAAGCTTCTGGAGGTCCCGCCGGTAGGCCGCCAGGGTGTTGTCGGACAGCCCGCCCTCGACGCGCAGGTCGGTCAGGTACCGTTCGATGAAGGGTTCGGCTAGCGGCTGCTCCGTCCTCTCGTCCATCGGGCCGTTTGGGAGGCAACTCGATCGCCGGTTCGGCTCACCGCCGGCTGCCCCAGCCAGACTATAGCGGCGAGGGATCAGGAACACAACAAGGGGCGCGTCGTCGTTGCCTTGACACTCCGCAGGTCGCTCCCTATAGTCAGTGAAATCATGTCTCGCCACGGTTTTCCAACGCGGCAGGCCCGTCCCAGCCCGTCGCGCAAGAGCGTCGCCGGGCTGTGCGCCGTCCTGCTCGCCCTGCTCGGGGTCCCCTTGCCGGACGGCTTGCCCCGGACCCAGCCGAGCCTCGCACGAGCCCAGCAGACCGATGCAGCCCCTCAACCTCTGCCCAAGGATCCGCTGGCCCGCGCCAAGGCTTTGCTCGACGCCCAGAAGGAAGACGAGGCGATCGCCGCGCTCAAGAGCGTCATGGCGACCTCCTCGCCGCCGCAACTGGCCCATGCGTACCTCCTCATGGGCGCGGCCCTGATCGGAAAAAAGAATTATCCCGACGCGGTGAGCCACCTGGAGCGGCTGCTGACGGAATTTCCCGACTCGGAATATGCCGACCGGGCCAGGGTCCTGCTGGGGACGGCTCACATGCAGGCGGGCAACCTGGACGCGGCCCTGTCCGCCCTCTCCCCGGCCCGCCAGCAGGATCTCGATCTGGACACGAAGCGCCAGGCGCTCCACCTGATCGGAGAGGTCCAGGCCTACAAGAAGGACTACTCGCGCGCCGTGCAGGCGTGGCTGGAGGAGTTGGGATTGAGTCCCGAGCCGCAGCAGGCGGAGGTCCGGGACCGGCTCCGGACGCTGGTGCAGGATCGGATGGACCGGAAAGCCCTGCTCCAGTTGCGCGACGCCTATCCGGCCACGTTCCCGGGTGACATGGCCCTGATGCGCCTGATCGAGTACCACACGAACCGCGGGGAGGAGCATCTGGCGGAGCGCAATCTCCGCCTGTTCGTGGAGCGGTTCCCGGACCACGAGTACGCGCAGACGGCGGCGGAGCAGCTCCGGACCTTCAAGTCGAAGGTCAAGGCCAGCCAGTACGTCATCGCCGTCGCGTTGCCGACTTCCGGCCGCCTGGGCTCGTTCGGTCTGGAGGCGCTCAACGGCATCCGGTTGGCGCTGGAGAAGGGGAAGGAAACCCTGGGGCTCGCCTCCGTGGGGCTGGTGGTCAAGGACACCGGCGGGCTCGAGAAGGGCGTGCTGCGGGCCGAGCTGAGCGACCTGATCGGGGAGTACCGGCCGCTGGCCGTGGTCGGCCCGCTGCTCTCGCGCGAGCTCCAGGCGGCTGCAGCGCTGGCGGAGGAATCCGAGACCCCGTTCATCACCCCGGCCGCGACGCTGCCGGACGTGCACCGCCTGAGCCCCTACCTGTTCAGCACCGCGCTGACCTATCAGCAGCAGGCCAAGCGCCTGGCGGACTACGCGATGGACCGGCTCGGCTACCGGCGCTTCTGCACCCTGTACCCGGAC carries:
- a CDS encoding penicillin-binding protein activator — translated: MSRHGFPTRQARPSPSRKSVAGLCAVLLALLGVPLPDGLPRTQPSLARAQQTDAAPQPLPKDPLARAKALLDAQKEDEAIAALKSVMATSSPPQLAHAYLLMGAALIGKKNYPDAVSHLERLLTEFPDSEYADRARVLLGTAHMQAGNLDAALSALSPARQQDLDLDTKRQALHLIGEVQAYKKDYSRAVQAWLEELGLSPEPQQAEVRDRLRTLVQDRMDRKALLQLRDAYPATFPGDMALMRLIEYHTNRGEEHLAERNLRLFVERFPDHEYAQTAAEQLRTFKSKVKASQYVIAVALPTSGRLGSFGLEALNGIRLALEKGKETLGLASVGLVVKDTGGLEKGVLRAELSDLIGEYRPLAVVGPLLSRELQAAAALAEESETPFITPAATLPDVHRLSPYLFSTALTYQQQAKRLADYAMDRLGYRRFCTLYPDSPYGQELARFFGQEVRQRGGEMIAAESYAESDTDFAPQIKRLKAEDLKHYGTAETTQTSKGATKINYTPGFDAIFLPGSYSQIAMLAPQLLFYDVKVPLLGSNAWNSPELLRLAERTVEGGVFVSGLFPDSPDPGTREFVERYRRRFQANPTLFAAQAYDATRLVLEAIKRGASSGKAVREHLTKLTDLPTLSGPAAFTPGGTLDRHVVLVQVKNGRFVQLD